The Nostoc sp. NIES-3756 DNA window GAATTTCTGCCAGCATCAAGGCGCAAAGGAAGTACAAAATAACATTGTATTTAAACGGGTTAATCGCCGTTATCAGCAGGCTGTATGTGACTTTTTAGGTATACAAGATATGGTCATAGCTTCCTTTGTGTTGAGTTTAGTTAATGGCTTAATTTTAGAAAAACTTTGGTGTAATGAAACTATCGATATTCAAGAACAATGTGCATTATTAGGCAAAATGCTCAAGGCGTATTTGCAACAAAATCAAGTAGATAAAATGGCTAACTGCCACAACAACTGACAGCGTTAAATCAACTTATTTTGTGAGGGGATTATGAGTCAAAAATTGCTATTCAAACCAGCAAATCAAGGTTTAATTGTATTAGTAATTGGTGCTACTGTAGTGACGGCTGGAATTACATTTTATGCGGTTTCTCAGTTTGGACAAACTAAAACTACCGCATCTGACTCAGCACCAACCCAAGTAGCTACCCCGAAAATCACTGCCTTGGGTAGACTAGAACCGGAAACAGAGGTGATTAGTTTATCTGCACCATTGGCTTTAGATGGCGATCGCGTTGCCCAAATCCTCGTTCAAGAAGGCGATAGCGTCAAAGCTGGACAAATAGTAGCAATTTTAGACTCTCGCGCCCGTTTGCAAACTGCGGTATTACAAGCCGAAAAACAAGTACAAGTAGCCCAAGCCAAACTTAATCAAGTCAAAGCAGGCGCTAAAACTGGTGATATTCGCGCCCAGGAAGCCAGCGTAGAACGTTTACAAGCCCAATTACAAGGTGACAGAACAGCCCAACAAGAGACAATCGCCAGGGTAGAAGCCCAATGGGAAGGTGACAGAACAGCCCAAGCAGCCACAATTAAAAGGCTAGAAGCAGAACTCAAAAATGCCGAAGCTGAATATGAACGTTATCAGCAACTATACTCTCAAGGAGCCATTTCCAGTTCAGCCATTGATACTAGAAGATTAGCGGTAGATACTGCTAAACAGCAACTAGACGAAGCCAAAGCCGTACTCAACCGCATAAACTCCACCGCCAGCAAACAATTATCTGAAGCCAAAGTTGCATTAAACAGGATTAACGCCACCAGCAATAAACAAATCAGCGAAGCCAAAGCCACCCTTAGCAGTATTGCCGAAGTCCGTCCGGTGGATGTGCAAGCAGCCCAAACAGAAGTAGAAAATGCGATCGCCTCACTCCAGCGTGCCAAAACTGACTTAGCCGCAGCTTACATCAAAGCACCTATGGCTGGACAAATTCTCAAAATTCACACCCGTGTGGGCGAAAAAATTAGTGATAACGGCATAGCCGACTTAGCTCAAACCTCGCAAATGTTGGCTGTTGCAGAAGTCTATCAAACCGACATCGGTAAAGTGAAACTAGGACAACCAGCAACAATCACAGGTCAAGCTTTTAGTGGTGAACTGCGAGGAAAAGTTTCTCACATTGGCTTACAGGTAAACCGTCAAAACGTATTTAGCAACCAACCGGGTGAAAACTTAGACAGCCGTGTTGTAGAAGTAAAAATTCGTCTCAATCCCGAAGATAGCAAACGAGTTGCAGGCTTAACTAACTTGCAAGTGCAGGCAGAAATCGAACCATCAAAGTGAGTGGATTATGGTGAAAACAATCTATCTTTTGCTTTGCATCTTAGGAACAGTTTTACCTTATTCCCAGTTCCTACCATTTTTATTAGAACATGGTCTGAATATTCCCCTGTTTATCGAACAGCTATTTGCTAACAGAATATCTAGTTTCTTTGCCTTAGATTTAATTGTTTCATCTTTGGTATTTTGGGTATTTGTATTTTGGGAAGGTACACGCCTGAAGATGCCAAACATCTGGGTTTACATAGCTTCTAATTTATTAGTTGGTGTTTCTCTCGGACTACCTTTGTTTCTATTAATAAGACACCAATATCTAGAACAGCAAACTGATATTAAACTACGATTTAGAGAAGAATAATTAACCGCCGATAAATTGAAGATGTCTAATTCATCTTGCAACCAAATCTAGCCTTAGCCGAACTTTATTGAGGTATTAACCTCATCCTCAAGTACGAAATATAAAGGTACAAGCCTAGCCGCAGGCAATTACGAATTACGAATTACAAATTAAACATCATGCTTACCAAAATGTTTA harbors:
- a CDS encoding ABC exporter membrane fusion protein, with product MSQKLLFKPANQGLIVLVIGATVVTAGITFYAVSQFGQTKTTASDSAPTQVATPKITALGRLEPETEVISLSAPLALDGDRVAQILVQEGDSVKAGQIVAILDSRARLQTAVLQAEKQVQVAQAKLNQVKAGAKTGDIRAQEASVERLQAQLQGDRTAQQETIARVEAQWEGDRTAQAATIKRLEAELKNAEAEYERYQQLYSQGAISSSAIDTRRLAVDTAKQQLDEAKAVLNRINSTASKQLSEAKVALNRINATSNKQISEAKATLSSIAEVRPVDVQAAQTEVENAIASLQRAKTDLAAAYIKAPMAGQILKIHTRVGEKISDNGIADLAQTSQMLAVAEVYQTDIGKVKLGQPATITGQAFSGELRGKVSHIGLQVNRQNVFSNQPGENLDSRVVEVKIRLNPEDSKRVAGLTNLQVQAEIEPSK
- a CDS encoding DUF2834 domain-containing protein; its protein translation is MVKTIYLLLCILGTVLPYSQFLPFLLEHGLNIPLFIEQLFANRISSFFALDLIVSSLVFWVFVFWEGTRLKMPNIWVYIASNLLVGVSLGLPLFLLIRHQYLEQQTDIKLRFREE